One stretch of Amycolatopsis sp. NBC_00345 DNA includes these proteins:
- a CDS encoding maltokinase N-terminal cap-like domain-containing protein yields MTEPGHLVDELVTELPGWLPSQRWFAGKDRPVTAVRPLGVTVLLDGDPQLLHVVVEVIQGDRQEPYQLLVGRRSHPPEIASASWIGADGGLNFYEASGDADLTAVLLDKIVAEESAGSLVFEHEPGAQLSGGLRGRPITSEQSNTSLVYGGQYILKLFRKLSPGTNKDLLLHRALQAAGCEHIAEVVGSITGELAGEPTTIGMLQVFLSDAVDGWAMATTSVRDLMAEPELRPEELGGDFAGEAERLGTAVAKVHADLASALGTEPVDDDELDRTVKAMADRLDEVARDVPELAEHVPELRAAFDTVRELPPGATPISMQYIHGDLHLGQVLRTVGGWLLLDFEGEPAAPVAERHALRSPLRDVAGMLRSFDYAAQQLLVGQPDDPALTERALEWARRNRAAFCEGYARGAAAPIGDPREHGELLRAFELDKAVYEVAYEHANRPDWLAVPLAAIARITHGGE; encoded by the coding sequence TTGACCGAACCCGGTCACCTGGTCGACGAGCTGGTCACCGAGCTCCCGGGGTGGTTGCCGTCCCAGCGGTGGTTCGCGGGCAAGGACCGGCCGGTGACCGCGGTGCGGCCGCTCGGGGTCACGGTCCTGCTCGACGGTGACCCGCAGCTGCTGCACGTCGTCGTCGAGGTGATCCAGGGGGACCGTCAGGAGCCGTACCAGCTGCTGGTCGGCCGTCGTTCGCACCCGCCGGAGATCGCGTCGGCGTCCTGGATCGGCGCCGACGGCGGGCTGAACTTCTACGAGGCGAGCGGCGACGCGGACCTCACCGCCGTGCTGCTGGACAAGATCGTCGCCGAGGAGAGCGCCGGATCGCTCGTCTTCGAGCACGAGCCCGGCGCGCAGCTGTCCGGCGGCCTGCGGGGCCGGCCGATCACCTCGGAGCAGAGCAACACCTCGCTCGTCTACGGCGGGCAGTACATCCTCAAGCTGTTCCGCAAGCTCAGCCCCGGCACCAACAAGGACCTGCTGCTGCACCGCGCGCTGCAGGCGGCGGGCTGCGAGCACATCGCCGAGGTGGTCGGCTCGATCACCGGCGAGCTGGCGGGCGAGCCCACCACCATCGGCATGCTGCAGGTGTTCCTCTCCGACGCCGTGGACGGCTGGGCGATGGCCACCACCAGCGTGCGCGACCTGATGGCGGAGCCGGAACTGCGCCCGGAGGAGCTGGGCGGCGACTTCGCCGGTGAGGCCGAGCGGCTGGGCACGGCCGTGGCGAAGGTGCACGCGGACCTGGCGTCGGCGCTGGGCACCGAGCCGGTGGACGACGACGAGCTGGACCGCACCGTGAAGGCGATGGCCGACCGGCTGGACGAGGTCGCCCGCGACGTGCCGGAGCTGGCCGAGCACGTGCCGGAGCTGCGCGCGGCGTTCGACACCGTGCGCGAGCTGCCGCCGGGCGCCACGCCGATCTCGATGCAGTACATCCACGGCGACCTGCACCTCGGCCAGGTGCTGCGCACCGTCGGCGGCTGGCTGCTGCTCGACTTCGAGGGCGAGCCGGCCGCGCCGGTGGCGGAGCGGCACGCGCTGCGCTCGCCGTTGCGCGACGTCGCGGGCATGCTGCGCTCGTTCGACTACGCGGCCCAGCAACTGCTCGTCGGCCAGCCGGACGACCCGGCGCTGACCGAGCGGGCACTGGAGTGGGCGCGCCGCAACCGCGCCGCCTTCTGCGAGGGATACGCCCGGGGCGCCGCCGCGCCGATCGGCGACCCGCGCGAGCACGGGGAGCTGCTCCGTGCGTTCGAACTCGACAAAGCGGTGTACGAGGTCGCCTACGAGCACGCGAACCGGCCGGACTGGCTGGCCGTCCCGCTCGCGGCGATCGCCCGCATCACGCACGGAGGTGAGTGA
- the treS gene encoding maltose alpha-D-glucosyltransferase codes for MDEGDRPDAALGLDGVPHTGEAMDADGMLVEPQAGDFESAEQAPSNPHWFKGAVFYEVLVRAFSDSNGDGTGDLRGLAGRLDYLEWLGVDCLWLPPFYASPLRDGGYDISDWRAVLPEFGSVDDFVHLLTEAHKRGIRVITDLVLNHTSEAHPWFQQSRSDPDGPYGDYYVWSDDDSRYADARIIFVDTETSNWTYDPVRGQFYWHRFFSHQPDLNYENANVQDAMLDVLRFWLDLGIDGFRLDAVPYLFEQEGTNCENLPRTHEFLKRCRKVVDDEYPGRILLAEANQWPSDVVEYFGDPAVGGDECHMAFHFPLMPRIFMAVRRESRFPISEILLQTPQIPSGTQWGIFLRNHDELTLEMVTDEERDYMYSEYAKDPRMKANIGIRRRLAPLLDNDRNQQELFTAMLLSLPGSPVLYYGDEIGMGDNIWLGDRDAVRTPMQWTPDRNAGFSACDPGRIYLPVIMDPVYGYQALNVEAQSNNASSLLNWTRRMIEVRKQHHAFAEGDFVDLGGSNPSVLAYKRQWRRPDGREDVVLCVNNLSRFPQPVELDLAAHRGGVPVELTGGVRFPGIGELPYLLTLPGHGFYWFQLLEPEDEGEMR; via the coding sequence ATGGACGAGGGTGACCGGCCCGACGCGGCTCTGGGACTGGACGGCGTGCCCCACACCGGGGAGGCGATGGACGCCGACGGCATGCTGGTCGAACCGCAGGCGGGCGACTTCGAGTCCGCCGAGCAGGCGCCCAGCAACCCGCACTGGTTCAAGGGCGCGGTGTTCTACGAGGTGCTCGTCCGCGCGTTCAGCGACTCGAACGGCGACGGCACCGGCGACCTGCGCGGCCTGGCCGGCCGGCTCGACTACCTCGAGTGGCTCGGCGTGGACTGCCTCTGGCTGCCGCCGTTCTACGCCTCGCCGCTGCGCGACGGCGGGTACGACATCAGCGACTGGCGCGCCGTGCTGCCGGAGTTCGGCAGCGTGGACGACTTCGTGCACCTGCTGACCGAGGCGCACAAACGCGGCATCCGCGTGATCACCGACCTGGTGCTGAACCACACCTCCGAGGCGCACCCGTGGTTCCAGCAGTCCCGTTCGGACCCGGACGGCCCGTACGGCGACTACTACGTGTGGAGCGACGACGACTCCCGCTACGCCGACGCGCGCATCATCTTCGTCGACACCGAGACCTCGAACTGGACCTACGACCCGGTGCGCGGCCAGTTCTACTGGCACCGCTTCTTCTCCCACCAGCCCGACCTGAACTACGAAAACGCGAACGTCCAGGATGCGATGCTGGACGTGCTGCGGTTCTGGCTCGACCTCGGCATCGACGGGTTCCGCCTGGACGCCGTGCCCTACCTGTTCGAGCAGGAGGGCACCAACTGCGAGAACCTGCCGCGCACGCACGAGTTCCTCAAGCGCTGCCGCAAGGTGGTCGACGACGAGTACCCGGGCCGGATCCTGCTGGCGGAGGCGAACCAGTGGCCGTCGGACGTGGTCGAGTACTTCGGCGACCCGGCGGTCGGCGGGGACGAGTGCCACATGGCGTTCCACTTCCCGCTGATGCCGCGCATCTTCATGGCCGTGCGGCGCGAGTCGCGGTTCCCGATCTCGGAGATCCTGCTGCAGACCCCGCAGATCCCGAGCGGCACGCAGTGGGGCATCTTCCTGCGCAACCACGACGAGCTGACGCTCGAAATGGTCACCGACGAAGAGCGCGACTACATGTACTCCGAGTACGCCAAGGACCCGCGGATGAAGGCCAACATCGGCATCCGCCGGCGCCTGGCGCCGCTGCTGGACAACGACCGCAACCAGCAGGAGCTCTTCACCGCGATGCTGCTGTCCCTGCCGGGCTCGCCCGTTCTGTACTACGGTGACGAGATCGGCATGGGAGACAACATCTGGCTCGGCGACCGCGACGCGGTCCGCACCCCCATGCAGTGGACCCCGGACCGCAACGCCGGCTTCTCCGCCTGCGACCCCGGCCGGATCTACCTGCCGGTGATCATGGACCCGGTCTACGGCTACCAGGCGCTGAACGTCGAGGCGCAGTCGAACAACGCGTCGTCCCTGCTGAACTGGACCCGGCGGATGATCGAGGTGCGCAAGCAGCACCACGCGTTCGCCGAGGGCGACTTCGTGGACCTCGGCGGGTCGAACCCGAGCGTGCTCGCCTACAAGCGCCAGTGGCGGCGCCCGGACGGGCGCGAGGACGTGGTGCTGTGCGTGAACAACCTGTCGCGCTTCCCGCAGCCGGTGGAGCTGGACCTCGCCGCGCACCGCGGCGGCGTGCCGGTGGAGCTGACCGGCGGGGTCCGCTTCCCCGGCATCGGCGAGCTGCCGTACCTGCTCACGCTGCCCGGCCACGGGTTCTACTGGTTCCAGCTCCTCGAGCCGGAAGACGAAGGCGAGATGAGGTGA
- a CDS encoding maltotransferase domain-containing protein, with the protein MTGRLGIDEVTPTVSCGRYPAKAVVGEHFPVSATVWREGHDAVSATVAWRGPGDRVSRQTRMVEQGTGLDRFAAVVVPDAEGMWTYRVDAWSDPWATWEHAVEVKIAAGQGPGELENDLENGARLLDRVSRRPDRRAERGLLAGAAAALRDDERDLAGRVGPALSPEIRRLMHEFPVRELITKGKPLKLWVDRKRAAFGSWYELFPRSTGGVDEHGQAVHGTFATAAQALDRVAGMGFDVVYLPPVHPIGRVNRKGPNNTLGAGPEDVGSPWAIGADEGGHDAIHPELGTMEDFDEFTARAEGLGLEVALDLALQAAPDHPWVLKHPEFFTTRPDGSIAYAENPPKKYQDIFPVNFDNDPRGIYDEVLRLVLHWVSHGVRIFRVDNPHTKPPDFWAWLIQSVKDAHPDVLFLAEAFTRPARLWGLAKLGFTQSYTYFTWRTTKEELVEFGVDLVEHWDYGRPNLFVNTPDILHESLQHGGPGMFALRAALAATLAPTWGVYSGYELFEHEPVRPGSEEYLDSEKYQLRPRDFAKALAEGRSLEPWITKLNAIRHAHPALHGMRSLRFHHIDNGALLAYSKQDPATGDTVVTVVNLDPHGAQEGTLWLDLEALGFEWHERLIAHDEVTGETWDWGQANFVRLEPWRAVAHVVAVRRRLAL; encoded by the coding sequence ATGACCGGCCGGCTCGGTATCGACGAGGTCACCCCCACCGTGAGCTGTGGCCGGTATCCGGCCAAAGCCGTTGTGGGAGAACACTTCCCGGTATCCGCGACGGTATGGCGCGAGGGCCACGACGCGGTTTCCGCCACGGTCGCGTGGCGTGGGCCGGGCGACCGGGTCTCGCGCCAGACCCGAATGGTGGAACAGGGCACCGGGCTCGACCGGTTCGCCGCCGTGGTGGTGCCCGACGCCGAGGGCATGTGGACCTACCGCGTCGACGCGTGGAGCGATCCCTGGGCGACGTGGGAGCACGCCGTGGAGGTCAAGATCGCGGCCGGGCAGGGGCCCGGCGAGCTGGAGAACGACCTCGAGAACGGCGCCCGCCTGCTCGACCGCGTTTCCCGCCGCCCCGACCGCCGGGCCGAGCGCGGCCTGCTGGCCGGCGCCGCGGCGGCGCTGCGCGACGACGAGCGAGACCTGGCCGGGCGCGTCGGCCCCGCGCTGTCGCCGGAGATCCGCCGGCTCATGCACGAGTTCCCGGTGCGCGAGCTGATCACCAAGGGCAAGCCGCTCAAGCTGTGGGTCGACCGCAAGCGCGCCGCGTTCGGCTCCTGGTACGAGCTGTTCCCGCGCTCCACCGGCGGTGTCGACGAACACGGCCAGGCGGTGCACGGCACCTTCGCCACCGCCGCCCAGGCACTCGACCGGGTCGCGGGCATGGGCTTCGACGTCGTCTACCTGCCGCCGGTCCACCCGATCGGGCGAGTGAACCGCAAGGGCCCCAACAACACCCTCGGCGCCGGGCCGGAGGACGTCGGCTCACCGTGGGCGATCGGCGCCGACGAGGGCGGGCACGACGCGATCCACCCGGAGCTGGGCACGATGGAGGACTTCGACGAGTTCACCGCGCGTGCCGAGGGCCTCGGCCTGGAGGTCGCGCTCGACCTCGCGCTGCAGGCCGCGCCCGACCACCCGTGGGTGCTCAAGCACCCCGAGTTCTTCACCACCCGGCCGGACGGCTCGATCGCGTACGCCGAGAACCCGCCGAAGAAGTACCAGGACATCTTCCCGGTCAACTTCGACAACGACCCGCGCGGCATCTACGACGAGGTGCTGCGGCTCGTGCTGCACTGGGTGTCGCACGGGGTGCGCATCTTCCGGGTCGACAACCCGCACACCAAGCCGCCGGACTTCTGGGCCTGGCTGATCCAGTCGGTCAAGGACGCGCACCCGGACGTGCTGTTCCTGGCCGAGGCGTTCACCCGGCCGGCCCGGCTGTGGGGGCTGGCCAAGCTCGGCTTCACCCAGAGCTACACCTACTTCACCTGGCGCACGACCAAGGAAGAGCTGGTCGAATTCGGCGTCGACCTGGTGGAGCACTGGGACTACGGCCGGCCCAACCTGTTCGTCAACACCCCGGACATCCTGCACGAGTCGCTGCAGCACGGCGGTCCCGGCATGTTCGCACTGCGCGCCGCGCTCGCCGCCACGCTGGCGCCGACCTGGGGCGTGTACTCCGGCTACGAGCTGTTCGAGCACGAGCCGGTGCGCCCGGGCAGCGAGGAGTACCTCGACTCGGAGAAGTACCAGCTGCGCCCGCGCGACTTCGCCAAGGCACTGGCGGAGGGCCGTTCGCTCGAACCGTGGATCACCAAGCTGAACGCGATCCGGCACGCGCACCCGGCGCTGCACGGCATGCGGTCGCTGCGGTTCCACCACATCGACAACGGCGCGCTGCTCGCTTACTCCAAACAGGACCCGGCCACCGGCGACACCGTGGTGACGGTGGTGAACCTCGACCCGCACGGCGCCCAGGAGGGCACCCTCTGGCTCGACCTCGAAGCACTCGGGTTCGAGTGGCACGAGCGGCTGATCGCGCACGACGAGGTCACCGGGGAGACCTGGGACTGGGGTCAGGCGAACTTCGTCCGGCTTGAACCGTGGCGCGCGGTCGCCCACGTGGTCGCCGTCCGGCGAAGGCTCGCGCTCTAA
- the glgX gene encoding glycogen debranching protein GlgX, with amino-acid sequence MATRPASDTQVLAGRPFPLGAHPEAGGVRFAVTSAVADAVEVCLIADDGSERRIELTERTFGVWHGLVPGVTPGQRYGYRVHGPYDPSRGLRCNPAKLLVDPYAYRVTGRLTNLHAAQGFVGDPARGPASTVDSLGSVPLSVVMSPGGPDTGAKPEVPFEESVIYEVHVKGFTEQHPFIPEALRGTYLGLAHPVSIEHLARLGVTTVELMPVHAFADEPSLIRAGRHNYWGYSPLGYFAPHPRYASEPGREVEEFRTMVAALHAANIEVIVDVVFNHTCEGGPDGPTLSLRGLDAPAYYLHTKRGHMADITGCGNTLDAGSPTVVRLVTDSLRYWTQELGVDGFRFDLASTLGRPRGGMFDRDSTMLTAITTDPVLSGCKLIAEPWDATGEGYRVGDFGAQWAEWNGRYRDTVRDFWRGVTGVRDLAFRLSGSSDLYDHNLRRPWQSVNFVTAHDGFTLRDLVSYNDKHNEDNGEDNRDGTNDNRSWNHGVEGETEDAAVLALRTRQARNLLATLLLSTGTPMLTAGDEMWRTQGGNNNAYCLDDETSWLDWTPSAASEPMLAFTRRLVRIRAESPALRQPEFFEGRTTVTGKPDLVWFRPDGEEFDEADWFDEDRRSLCLWIDGSNSQARNREGALVTDHSWLLVLHAGDEPLDVVLPSREYGETYKPTLDTSTADGTPAHPGVLEPKGRITVEARSLLLLRAPRDIVEGPQTP; translated from the coding sequence ATGGCCACGCGACCCGCATCCGACACCCAGGTCCTCGCCGGACGACCGTTCCCGCTCGGAGCCCACCCCGAGGCCGGCGGCGTGCGCTTCGCCGTCACCTCCGCCGTGGCCGACGCGGTGGAGGTCTGCCTGATCGCCGACGACGGCTCCGAGCGCCGCATCGAGCTCACCGAGCGCACCTTCGGCGTGTGGCACGGCCTGGTCCCCGGCGTCACCCCCGGGCAGCGGTACGGCTACCGCGTGCACGGCCCGTACGACCCGTCGCGCGGGCTGCGCTGCAACCCGGCGAAGCTGCTCGTGGACCCGTACGCCTACCGCGTCACCGGACGGCTGACGAACCTGCACGCCGCGCAGGGCTTCGTCGGCGACCCGGCCCGCGGTCCGGCGTCCACTGTGGACTCACTGGGCAGCGTGCCGCTCTCGGTGGTGATGTCGCCGGGCGGGCCGGACACCGGCGCCAAGCCGGAGGTGCCGTTCGAGGAGTCGGTGATCTACGAGGTGCACGTGAAGGGGTTCACGGAGCAGCACCCGTTCATCCCGGAGGCGCTGCGCGGCACCTACCTCGGCCTCGCGCACCCGGTGTCGATCGAGCACCTGGCCCGGCTCGGCGTCACCACGGTCGAGCTGATGCCGGTGCACGCGTTCGCCGACGAGCCGTCGCTGATCCGCGCGGGCCGGCACAACTACTGGGGCTACTCGCCGCTCGGCTACTTCGCCCCGCACCCGCGCTACGCGAGCGAGCCGGGCCGTGAGGTCGAGGAGTTCCGCACCATGGTGGCGGCGCTGCACGCGGCCAACATCGAGGTGATCGTCGACGTCGTGTTCAACCACACCTGCGAGGGCGGGCCGGACGGGCCGACGCTGTCGCTGCGCGGGCTCGACGCCCCGGCGTACTACCTGCACACCAAGCGCGGGCACATGGCCGACATCACCGGCTGCGGCAACACCCTCGACGCGGGCTCGCCCACCGTCGTCCGGCTGGTCACCGACTCGCTGCGGTACTGGACGCAGGAGCTGGGCGTGGACGGCTTCCGCTTCGACCTGGCCAGCACGCTGGGCCGCCCGCGCGGCGGCATGTTCGACCGCGACTCGACCATGCTCACGGCCATCACCACCGACCCGGTGCTCTCGGGCTGCAAGCTCATCGCCGAGCCGTGGGACGCGACGGGGGAGGGCTACCGCGTCGGCGACTTCGGCGCGCAGTGGGCCGAGTGGAACGGCCGCTACCGCGACACCGTGCGTGACTTCTGGCGCGGCGTCACCGGCGTCCGCGACCTAGCCTTCCGGCTTTCCGGGTCGTCGGACCTCTACGACCACAACCTGCGCCGGCCGTGGCAGTCGGTCAACTTCGTCACCGCCCACGACGGCTTCACACTGCGGGACCTGGTGTCCTACAACGACAAGCACAACGAGGACAACGGCGAGGACAACCGCGACGGCACCAACGACAACCGGTCCTGGAACCACGGCGTCGAGGGCGAGACCGAAGACGCGGCCGTGCTCGCGCTGCGCACCCGCCAGGCCCGCAACCTGCTCGCCACGCTGCTGCTGTCCACCGGCACGCCGATGCTCACCGCGGGCGACGAGATGTGGCGCACCCAGGGCGGCAACAACAACGCCTACTGCCTCGACGACGAGACGTCCTGGCTCGACTGGACGCCGTCGGCGGCGTCGGAGCCGATGCTCGCCTTCACCCGGCGGCTGGTGCGCATCCGGGCCGAGAGCCCCGCGCTGCGCCAGCCGGAGTTCTTCGAGGGCCGGACCACCGTCACCGGCAAGCCGGACCTGGTGTGGTTCCGGCCGGACGGCGAAGAGTTCGACGAGGCCGACTGGTTCGACGAGGACCGCCGTTCGCTCTGCCTGTGGATCGACGGCTCCAACAGCCAGGCCCGCAACCGAGAGGGTGCGCTGGTCACCGACCACTCGTGGCTGCTGGTCTTGCACGCCGGCGACGAGCCGCTCGACGTCGTGCTGCCCAGCCGCGAGTACGGCGAGACCTACAAGCCGACCCTCGACACCAGCACCGCCGACGGCACCCCCGCCCACCCCGGCGTGCTGGAGCCGAAGGGCCGGATCACCGTCGAGGCCCGTTCACTGCTCCTGCTGCGCGCTCCCCGCGACATCGTGGAAGGCCCGCAAACGCCGTGA
- the treZ gene encoding malto-oligosyltrehalose trehalohydrolase has product MMFTVWAPDAERVRVRVDGADHEMTAGTGGWWHADVTGTDYAFLLGDDEKPDQKPLPDPRSLRQPHGVHEASRVYDHSAFAWTDGGWTGRQLPGGVVYELHLGTFTEGGTFDSAIERLDYLADLGITHVELLPVNSFDGTAGWGYDGVLWGAVHEPYGGPDGLKRFVDACHARGLAVLLDVVYNHLGPSGAYLDRFGPYFAGATDWGAGLNLDGPGSDEVRRYVLDNALGWLRDFHADGLRLDAVHALVDKRAVHLLEELAAEVEELSAALRRPLTLIAESDQNDPKLVTTRDGGGYGLGAQWSDDLHHALHVRLTGEASGYYTDFAAPGALAKTLREAFFHAGTWSSFRGRTHGRPLDTHKVPGHRFLAYLQNHDQIGNRATGDRLAATVSPGKLACGAAVVFCSPYTPMVFMGEEWAASTPWQFFASFPDPELAEAVRTGRRREFGRHGWGEADVPDPMDPATVARSRLDWAEPAQDGHREMLELYQALIRLRRERPELADPRLAGLVVQAAPDESWLVLHRGALRLACNFGAEEVTVPLGGTAGEVLLSWGTPGPDLAGGATVHLPGESFALVTTGP; this is encoded by the coding sequence CTGATGTTCACGGTGTGGGCGCCCGACGCCGAGCGGGTGCGGGTGCGGGTTGACGGCGCCGACCACGAGATGACGGCCGGCACCGGCGGCTGGTGGCACGCCGACGTCACCGGCACCGACTACGCGTTCCTGCTCGGCGACGACGAAAAGCCCGACCAAAAGCCACTGCCGGACCCGCGCTCACTGCGCCAGCCCCACGGCGTGCACGAGGCCTCCCGCGTTTACGACCACTCGGCGTTCGCGTGGACCGACGGCGGGTGGACCGGACGGCAGCTGCCCGGCGGCGTCGTCTACGAGCTGCATCTGGGCACGTTCACCGAGGGCGGCACGTTCGACTCGGCCATCGAGCGGCTCGATTACCTCGCCGACCTCGGCATCACGCACGTCGAACTGCTGCCGGTGAACTCCTTCGACGGCACCGCGGGCTGGGGTTACGACGGCGTGCTGTGGGGCGCGGTGCACGAGCCCTACGGCGGGCCGGACGGGCTGAAGCGCTTCGTCGACGCGTGCCACGCGCGCGGGCTGGCCGTGCTGCTCGACGTCGTCTATAACCACCTCGGCCCGTCCGGCGCGTACCTCGACCGGTTCGGGCCGTACTTCGCCGGGGCCACCGACTGGGGCGCCGGGCTGAACCTCGACGGGCCGGGCTCCGACGAGGTGCGCCGGTACGTGCTCGACAACGCGCTCGGCTGGCTGCGCGACTTCCATGCCGACGGCCTGCGGCTCGACGCCGTGCACGCGCTGGTCGACAAGCGCGCGGTGCACCTGCTGGAGGAGCTGGCGGCCGAGGTCGAGGAGCTGTCCGCGGCGCTGCGGCGGCCGCTCACGCTGATCGCGGAGTCCGACCAGAACGACCCGAAGCTCGTCACGACGCGCGACGGCGGGGGCTACGGGCTGGGCGCGCAGTGGTCCGACGACCTGCACCACGCGCTGCACGTCCGGCTCACCGGCGAGGCCAGCGGGTACTACACCGACTTCGCCGCGCCGGGCGCGCTCGCCAAGACGCTGCGCGAGGCGTTCTTCCACGCCGGCACCTGGTCCTCGTTCCGCGGGCGGACGCACGGCCGCCCCCTCGACACACACAAGGTGCCGGGCCACCGGTTCCTCGCCTACCTGCAGAACCACGACCAGATCGGCAACCGCGCGACCGGCGACCGGCTCGCGGCCACCGTCTCGCCGGGCAAGCTCGCCTGCGGCGCGGCGGTGGTGTTCTGCTCGCCGTACACACCGATGGTGTTCATGGGCGAGGAGTGGGCCGCGAGCACGCCGTGGCAGTTCTTCGCCTCGTTCCCGGACCCGGAGCTGGCCGAGGCGGTGCGCACGGGACGGCGGCGCGAGTTCGGCCGGCACGGCTGGGGCGAGGCCGACGTGCCCGACCCGATGGACCCGGCCACGGTCGCCCGCTCCCGGCTCGACTGGGCCGAACCGGCGCAGGACGGCCACCGCGAGATGCTCGAGCTGTACCAGGCGCTGATCCGGTTGCGCCGGGAGCGCCCGGAGCTGGCCGACCCCCGGCTGGCCGGGCTCGTGGTGCAGGCCGCGCCGGACGAGTCGTGGCTCGTGCTGCACCGCGGCGCGCTGCGGCTGGCGTGCAATTTCGGCGCCGAGGAGGTCACCGTCCCGCTGGGCGGTACAGCCGGCGAGGTGCTGCTGAGCTGGGGCACGCCCGGGCCCGACCTCGCGGGCGGGGCCACCGTGCACCTGCCGGGGGAGTCGTTCGCGCTGGTCACCACCGGTCCGTGA